A single Antechinus flavipes isolate AdamAnt ecotype Samford, QLD, Australia chromosome 5, AdamAnt_v2, whole genome shotgun sequence DNA region contains:
- the ZBTB39 gene encoding zinc finger and BTB domain-containing protein 39, which translates to MGMRIKLHSTNHPNNLLKELNKCRLSETMCDVTIVVGSRSFPAHKAVLACAAGYFQNLFLNAGLDAARTYVVDFITPANFEKILSFVYTSELFTDLINVGVIYEVAERLGMEDLLKACHSTFPDLESTVVTKPPTSSSEGRSSTQSSTSAEPAHSLGELRSVGDQFGPDRSYILHSDVGISYKEERNPSSDSNHSLPLLHQPPPCKTDEHDAPIPFPSVTSMVAQPGLGTLSIGAPANSGSFQPFKVQSNGDFGKNSYFPSDNPLDISTGSNSCPSNSDHSKDQGFGQMDELQLEELGEDDLQFEDPGEDLVPTDEVIELSDDSEEELTFGENDNRESKAMPCQVCKKVLEPNIQLIRQHARDHVDLLTGNCKVCETHFQDRNSRVTHVLSHIGIFLFSCDMCETKFFTQWQLTLHRRDGVFDNNIIVHPSDPLPGKLGLFVGGTSPELKCAACGKILVRDFHMVRGHILDHLNLKGQACSVCDQRHLSLCSLMWHTLSHLGISVFSCSVCANSFVDRHLLEKHMAVHQSLEDTLFHCHYCSQSFKSEAAYRYHVSQHKCSGGSSLDSRSSFGDRLQHPAFQKRKLSSDEFLSEELALQSQSGNSKYSCKVCGKRFAHTSEFNYHRRIHTGEKPYQCKVCHKFFRGRSTIKCHLKTHSGALMYRCTVCGHYSSTLNLMSKHITVHKGSLPPDFTIEQTFMYIIHSKEAEKNLDS; encoded by the coding sequence ATGGGCATGAGGATCAAACTGCACAGCACGAATCACCCTAACAATCTACTGAAGGAGCTCAATAAGTGCAGGCTCTCAGAGACCATGTGTGATGTTACCATTGTAGTAGGAAGCCGGTCATTCCCAGCTCACAAAGCCGTGCTTGCCTGTGCAGCAGGTTACTTCCAGAACCTTTTCCTGAATGCAGGGCTAGATGCTGCCAGGACCTATGTAGTAGACTTTATCACCCCTGCCAACTTTGAGAAGATCTTGAGCTTTGTGTACACATCCGAACTCTTCACTGACTTGATCAATGTGGGTGTCATCTATGAAGTAGCTGAGCGCTTGGGCATGGAAGATCTCCTCAAGGCTTGCCATTCTACTTTTCCTGACTTGGAGAGCACAGTTGTGACGAAGCCCCCAACTAGTTCCAGTGAGGGCCGCTCTAGCACCCAAAGCAGCACATCTGCGGAACCAGCTCATTCCCTTGGAGAACTCCGAAGTGTCGGAGACCAGTTTGGTCCAGATAGGAGCTACATCTTGCATAGTGATGTTGGGATAAGCTACAAGGAGGAGAGAAACCCTTCCAGTGACAGCAACCACAGCCTGCCTCTGTTGCACCAGCCACCACCGTGCAAGACGGATGAGCATGATGCCCCCATCCCATTCCCTTCAGTTACTAGCATGGTAGCTCAGCCAGGTCTTGGTACTCTCAGTATAGGCGCACCAGCTAATTCAGGCTCCTTCCAGCCTTTCAAGGTTCAGAGCAATGGGGACTTTGGCAAAAACAGCTACTTTCCCTCTGATAACCCATTGGATATCTCCACGGGGAGTAACTCCTGCCCTAGCAACAGCGACCACTCCAAAGATCAGGGGTTTGGGCAGATGGATGAGCTGCAGTTGGAGGAGCTGGGAGAAGATGACCTGCAGTTTGAAGACCCTGGAGAAGACCTCGTTCCCACAGATGAAGTGATAGAGTTGAGTGATGACAGTGAGGAAGAACTAACATTTGGAGAAAATGACAACCGGGAGAGTAAGGCCATGCCCTGCCAGGTTTGTAAGAAAGTGCTAGAGCCCAACATTCAGCTGATCCGGCAGCATGCTCGGGACCACGTGGACCTGCTGACAGGCAACTGCAAAGTCTGTGAGACCCACTTCCAGGACCGAAACTCAAGAGTTACCCATGTTCTGTCTCACATtggtatttttctcttctcctgtgATATGTGTGAAACCAAATTCTTCACCCAATGGCAGCTGACCCTTCACCGCAGGGATGGAGTATTTGACAACAACATTATTGTTCATCCCAGCGATCCACTACCTGGGAAGCTTGGTCTCTTTGTGGGGGGAACTAGCCCAGAGCTAAAATGTGCTGCTTGTGGAAAGATTCTGGTCAGAGATTTTCACATGGTCCGGGGTCACATTCTGGACCACTTAAACTTGAAGGGCCAAGCCTGTAGTGTTTGTGACCAGCGCCACCTTAGCCTCTGCAGCCTCATGTGGCACACTCTTTCCCACTTGGGCATTTCTGTCTTCTCATGCTCTGTTTGTGCCAATAGCTTTGTAGACCGCCACCTCTTAGAGAAGCACATGGCTGTTCACCAGAGCCTGGAAGATACGCTTTTCCACTGCCACTACTGCAGCCAGAGCTTCAAGTCAGAGGCCGCATACCGATACCACGTCAGCCAACACAAATGCAGTGGAGGGAGCAGCCTTGACTCAAGATCTAGTTTTGGAGATCGATTACAACATCCAGCTTTTCAGAAGCGGAAGTTGTCCTCAGATGAATTCCTGAGTGAGGAGCTGGCTCTGCAGAGCCAATCTGGGAATAGCAAGTATAGTTGCAAAGTTTGTGGCAAGAGGTTTGCCCACACGAGTGAGTTCAACTACCATCGGCGGATACACACAGGAGAAAAGCCCTACCAGTGCAAGGTGTGCCATAAGTTCTTCCGTGGCCGTTCGACCATTAAGTGCCACCTGAAGACACACTCGGGTGCCCTCATGTACCGCTGTACAGTCTGTGGCCACTACAGCTCCACCCTCAATCTCATGAGCAAGCACATCACTGTGCATAAGGGCAGTCTTCCACCCGACTTCACCATTGAACAGACATTTATGTACATTATCCATTCCAAAGAGGCGGAGAAGAACCTGGACAGCTGA
- the GPR182 gene encoding G-protein coupled receptor 182, producing the protein MSTSPNSMMGLSPSETPSSMLFSDLDDLHNWTELIHFFNQTFSECEVKLNENAKRVVLFVLYLAIFVVGLVENLLVIYVNWRSLGQGRLLNLYVFNMAVADLGIILSLPVWMLEVTLDYTWLWGSFFCRFTHYFYFANMYSSIFFLTCLSIDRYVTLTSSSPFWQHHQHQVRKGLCAAIWVLSALIPLPEVAHIHLVEAMDPMCLFLAPFETYSSWALAVTLSTIVLGFLLPFPLMVVFNALTVYKLHQAGRPEARRHGLLVCAYVAVFVVCWVPYHVTLLLLTLHGNHIFLHCYLVHVLYFFYDVIDCLSMLHCVANPILYNFLSPSFRSRLMGAVVHYMPKDQTRKGRASSSSSTTKHSIIITKEGAQVN; encoded by the coding sequence ATGTCAACCAGTCCCAATTCCATGATGGGGCTTAGCCCCTCTGAGACCCCCTCCTCAATGCTCTTCAGTGATCTGGACGACCTCCATAACTGGACAGAACTGATACATTTCTTCAATCAAACCTTTTCTGAGTGTGAAGTCAAGCTCAATGAAAATGCCAAGCGGGTGGTCCTTTTTGTACTCTACCTGGCCATCTTTGTGGTTGGACTAGTGGAGAATCTGCTAGTTATCTATGTCAACTGGCGAAGCTTGGGCCAAGGGAGACTGCTCAATCTCTATGTCTTCAACATGGCTGTTGCCGACCTGGGTATCATCCTGTCTTTGCCTGTGTGGATGCTAGAAGTCACCCTGGACTACACCTGGTTGTGGGGCAGCTTCTTCTGCCGCTTCACACACTACTTTTATTTTGCCAACATGTACAGCAGCATCTTTTTCCTAACCTGCCTCAGCATAGACCGCTATGTCACACTCACCTCCTCATCCCCTTTCTGGCAGCACCATCAGCACCAGGTACGGAAAGGCCTCTGTGCAGCCATTTGGGTCCTTTCTGCCCTCATCCCACTGCCAGAGGTGGCTCACATCCATCTGGTGGAAGCCATGGATCCAATGTGTCTGTTCTTGGCCCCATTTGAGACATACAGTTCCTGGGCATTGGCAGTCACCCTCTCCACCATAGTCCTGGGCTTCCTACTGCCCTTTCCGCTTATGGTAGTTTTTAATGCACTGACTGTTTACAAGCTCCATCAGGCAGGACGACCAGAGGCTCGGCGCCACGGCCTTTTGGTTTGTGCCTATGTGGCTGTTTTTGTGGTCTGCTGGGTGCCCTACCATGTCACACTGTTGCTGCTCACACTACATGGGAACCATATCTTCCTCCACTGCTACCTGGTCCATGTCCTCTATTTTTTCTATGATGTCATCGATTGTTTATCAATGCTGCACTGTGTCGCTAACCCTATCCTCTACAACTTTCTTAGTCCCAGCTTCCGCAGCCGGCTGATGGGTGCGGTGGTCCACTATATGCCTAAGGACCAGACCAGGAAAGGCAGggcttcttcctcctcctctactACCAAGCATTCGATCATCATTACTAAGGAGGGAGCCCAAGTCAACTAG